The Oreochromis niloticus isolate F11D_XX linkage group LG15, O_niloticus_UMD_NMBU, whole genome shotgun sequence genome includes a region encoding these proteins:
- the fam174c gene encoding protein FAM174C, protein MTFYRSLSAVLVSVCWVFLSVAEDVKSSTEIPRTAVTNSSGVKATNGTSKSSFNAFNVDGSTIQRALYVLVGITIIGVLYFLIRAVRLKKPTHRKKYGLLSNEDDAVEMDAVESDEDDTLYESRSLRR, encoded by the exons atgactttttatcGAAGTCTCTCAGCGGTTCTTGTATCGGTATGCTGGGTTTTCTTGTCCGTGGCGGAGGATGTGAAGAGCAGCACCGAAATTCCTAGAACCGCCGTGACGAACTCCAGCGGGGTTAAGGCCACAAACGGCACCAGCAAGAGTTCGTTTAATGCCTTCAACGTGGACGGCTCGACGATCCAGAGGGCCCTTTATGTCCTCGTTGGCATCACTATAATCGGTGTCCTCTACTTCCTCATCCGAGCCGTGCG GCTGAAGAAGCCCACCCACAGGAAGAAGTATGGTCTACTGTCGAACGAGGACGATGCTGTGGAGATGGATGCGGTGGAGAGTGATGAGGACGACACGCTGTACGAATCTCGCAGCCTCCGCAG ATGA
- the LOC102079526 gene encoding T-cell acute lymphocytic leukemia protein 1 homolog: MLHEDIQELHTFHSDPDPCVTLKHRAAPYERNLAEGTRPRVVRRIFTNSRERWRQQNVNGAFAELRRLIPTHPPDRKLSKNEILRLALRYINFLDHLLTEQDLSGAPQSQAVRLEEEEEEDRLQGTPSPNSTCESSSEGDSDGLMGELRQLQYQQVQLSRSSRDQLRLFHHSRCESHCSLGSDCCSCAPVLDFDL, from the exons ATGCTGCACGAAGATATCCAGGAGCTCCACACCTTCCACAG tgATCCAGATCCATGCGTCACCTTGAAGCACAGAGCAGCTCCATATGAGAGGAACCTCGCTGAGG GTACCCGTCCCAGAGTGGTACGTCGGATTTTCACCAACAGTCGAGAACGATGGCGCCAGCAGAACGTGAATGGTGCATTCGCAGAGCTGCGACGTCTCATACCCACCCACCCCCCAGACAGGAAACTCAGCAAGAACGAGATCCTACGCCTCGCCCTCAGGTACATCAACTTTCTGGACCATCTTCTGACTGAGCAAGACCTCAGCGGGGCCCCACAGAGCCAGGCTGTGAggctggaggaagaggaggaggaagacagaCTGCAGGGGACGCCATCACCAAACTCCACCTGCGAGAGTTCATCAGAGGGAGACTCTGATGGGCTGATGGGGGAGCTGAGGCAGCTCCAGTACCAGCAGGTACAGCTGAGCAGATCGAGCAGAGATCAGTTGAGACTGTTTCATCACTCCAGATGTGAAAGCCACTGCAGTCTGGGGTCAGACTGTTGCTCATGTGCTCCAGTTCTTGATTTTGATTTGTAA